The Synechocystis sp. PCC 7509 genome includes a window with the following:
- the metK gene encoding methionine adenosyltransferase codes for MPLSRRYLFTSESVTEGHPDKICDQISDTILDALLAQDPSSRVAAEVVVNTGLILITGEITTKAQVNYVDLARKKIADIGYTEADNGFCNNSCSVLVALDEQSPDIAQGVNTAQEFREQDSEEQFDAVGAGDQGLMFGFACNETPELMPLPISLAQRIARRLAAVRKTGQLPYLRPDGKTQVTVAYEDGKPVGIDTILVSTQHTATIGDITEQEAVQAKIKEDLWVAVVEPVFADCDIKPDAETRFLVNPTGKFVIGGPQGDSGLTGRKIIVDTYGGYSRHGGGAFSGKDPTKVDRSAAYACRYVAKNIVAAGLAEKCEVQLSYAIGVARPVSILVETFGTGKVDDDRLLELVKEHFELRPLGIIHTFNLRQLPGERGGRFYQDVAAYGHFGRTDLDLPWEQTDKAAILSAALTQVVAQ; via the coding sequence ATGCCCTTGTCTCGTCGTTACCTGTTTACTTCTGAATCTGTTACTGAAGGTCATCCTGATAAAATTTGCGATCAAATTTCCGATACTATTTTAGACGCACTATTAGCACAAGATCCTAGTAGCCGTGTGGCTGCCGAAGTTGTGGTAAATACGGGTTTAATATTAATTACTGGCGAAATTACAACCAAAGCTCAAGTAAATTATGTAGATTTAGCTCGAAAAAAAATTGCTGATATTGGCTATACCGAAGCTGATAATGGCTTTTGTAATAATAGCTGCTCAGTTTTGGTTGCTTTAGACGAGCAATCTCCCGATATTGCTCAAGGTGTAAATACGGCTCAAGAATTCCGCGAACAAGACAGCGAGGAACAATTTGATGCGGTGGGTGCTGGCGATCAAGGTTTGATGTTTGGTTTTGCTTGCAACGAAACCCCCGAATTAATGCCTTTACCTATTAGTCTTGCTCAACGAATTGCTCGGCGTTTAGCAGCAGTACGAAAAACAGGTCAATTACCTTATCTGCGTCCTGACGGGAAAACTCAAGTAACCGTTGCTTACGAAGATGGTAAGCCTGTAGGTATTGATACGATTTTGGTTTCTACCCAGCATACGGCTACTATCGGTGATATTACAGAACAAGAGGCAGTCCAAGCCAAAATTAAAGAAGACCTTTGGGTAGCAGTAGTAGAGCCTGTATTTGCGGACTGTGACATCAAGCCAGATGCGGAAACTCGCTTTTTGGTTAATCCCACTGGGAAGTTTGTAATTGGCGGGCCCCAAGGCGATTCAGGGCTAACTGGACGCAAGATAATTGTCGATACCTACGGCGGTTACTCGCGACATGGCGGTGGTGCATTTTCCGGCAAAGATCCCACAAAAGTAGATCGTAGCGCCGCTTATGCTTGCCGTTATGTTGCTAAAAATATTGTCGCGGCTGGATTAGCTGAAAAGTGCGAAGTACAGCTAAGTTATGCTATTGGTGTCGCCAGACCAGTGAGTATTTTAGTCGAAACTTTCGGTACAGGTAAAGTAGATGACGATCGCTTATTGGAATTGGTCAAAGAGCATTTTGAACTGCGTCCATTGGGAATTATTCATACTTTTAACCTGCGTCAACTTCCTGGGGAACGTGGGGGGCGTTTTTACCAGGATGTAGCGGCTTACGGTCACTTTGGACGCACCGATTTAGATTTACCTTGGGAACAAACCGATAAAGCAGCAATATTAAGTGCTGCTTTAACTCAAGTAGTTGCTCAATAG
- a CDS encoding HAD family hydrolase, with the protein MATIQCKNLTFTNIEAIIFDKDGTLEDSEVYLRSLGQRRSRIIDAQVPGTSEPLLMAFGINGNTLDPTGMLAVASRHESEIAAAAYIAETGKGWLESLEIARRAFTEADNFIGTAPSPLFMGSLEVLINLSQAGLKLGILSAASTDRVRSFVQTHQLSDYIQLQMGTIPGGISKPNPALFMQACQTLGVEPSNTLMVGDSIGDIKMAREAKAAGCIGICWNQAATHLQSADVTISHLEEIKLIVKP; encoded by the coding sequence TTGGCAACTATTCAATGCAAGAACCTCACCTTTACTAACATTGAGGCAATTATCTTTGACAAAGACGGGACGCTTGAAGACTCGGAAGTTTATTTAAGAAGTTTAGGACAAAGGCGATCGCGGATTATCGACGCGCAAGTTCCTGGAACTTCCGAACCCCTATTGATGGCCTTTGGCATCAATGGCAACACTCTCGATCCTACAGGAATGTTGGCTGTAGCCAGCCGCCACGAATCAGAAATCGCTGCCGCCGCCTACATTGCCGAAACAGGTAAAGGATGGTTGGAATCTTTAGAAATTGCTCGTCGTGCTTTCACCGAAGCTGATAATTTTATTGGTACTGCGCCTTCGCCGCTATTTATGGGCAGTTTAGAAGTATTAATAAATTTATCCCAAGCAGGGTTGAAACTAGGCATTCTTTCCGCCGCTTCCACGGACAGAGTCCGCAGCTTTGTCCAAACTCATCAGTTGAGCGATTACATTCAATTGCAAATGGGAACTATCCCAGGAGGAATAAGTAAACCAAATCCAGCTTTATTTATGCAAGCTTGTCAAACTTTAGGGGTAGAACCTAGCAATACCTTGATGGTAGGCGACTCGATAGGCGATATCAAAATGGCTCGTGAAGCAAAAGCCGCCGGGTGTATTGGAATTTGCTGGAATCAAGCCGCCACTCATTTACAATCGGCAGATGTCACGATTTCTCACTTAGAAGAAATTAAACTTATAGTAAAGCCTTAA
- a CDS encoding 30S ribosomal protein S1, translated as MVNQKQTTLDIGFTHDDFAALLDKYDYHFSPGDVVAGTVFSIEPRGALIDIGAKTAAYIPIQEMSINRVDAPEEVLQSNETREFFILTDENEDGQLTLSIRRIEYMRAWERVRQLQTEDATVRSGVFATNRGGALVRIEGLRGFIPGSHISTRKPKEDLLGEELPLKFLEVDEDRNRLVLSHRRALVERKMNRLEVGEVVIGTVRGIKPYGAFIDIGGVSGLLHISEISHDHIDTPHSVFNVNDELKVMIIDLDAERGRISLSTKQLEPEPGDMIKDRQLVFDSAEEMAAKYREQMLAKQQGITITEDELSEEDIPSAMEEAIAPTDEDIPSAMEEAIAPTDEDIPSAVEDIPVATEEV; from the coding sequence ATGGTCAATCAGAAACAAACTACTTTAGATATTGGCTTTACTCACGACGATTTTGCTGCACTGCTCGATAAATATGACTATCACTTTAGCCCTGGTGATGTAGTAGCAGGTACAGTATTTAGTATCGAGCCGAGAGGCGCTCTGATTGATATTGGTGCTAAAACCGCCGCTTATATTCCTATTCAGGAAATGTCAATTAACCGGGTAGATGCCCCGGAAGAAGTATTACAATCCAACGAAACGCGCGAATTTTTCATTCTCACCGATGAAAACGAAGACGGACAGTTAACTCTTTCTATCCGCCGCATTGAGTATATGCGGGCTTGGGAGCGAGTCAGACAACTGCAAACAGAAGATGCTACCGTGCGATCGGGAGTTTTTGCCACAAATCGCGGTGGAGCTTTAGTTAGAATTGAAGGCTTGCGCGGTTTTATTCCTGGCTCTCACATCAGCACTCGCAAACCTAAAGAAGATTTATTAGGCGAAGAATTACCATTAAAGTTTCTAGAAGTAGATGAAGACCGCAACCGTCTAGTCCTTAGTCATCGTCGCGCTTTAGTTGAGCGCAAGATGAACCGTTTGGAAGTCGGCGAAGTGGTAATTGGTACAGTACGCGGCATTAAGCCTTACGGTGCTTTTATTGATATTGGTGGAGTAAGCGGACTACTACACATTTCCGAAATTTCTCACGATCACATCGATACACCTCATAGTGTATTCAACGTCAACGACGAACTAAAAGTCATGATTATTGATTTGGATGCGGAAAGAGGACGCATTTCTCTATCAACCAAACAGCTTGAGCCAGAACCAGGCGATATGATTAAAGACCGACAGTTGGTCTTTGATAGCGCCGAAGAAATGGCTGCTAAGTATCGCGAACAAATGCTTGCCAAGCAGCAAGGAATTACCATCACCGAAGACGAGTTATCTGAAGAAGATATCCCCTCGGCAATGGAAGAAGCGATCGCCCCCACCGATGAAGATATCCCTTCGGCAATGGAAGAAGCGATCGCCCCCACCGATGAAGATATCCCTTCGGCAGTGGAAGATATCCCCGTTGCCACTGAAGAAGTTTAA
- the nrdR gene encoding transcriptional regulator NrdR has protein sequence MQCPFCQHPDNRVLESRATEAGQSIRRRRECLSCLRRFTTYERIEFVPITVIKQSGDRELFDRSKILRGIVRACQKTGIPYLKLEAIVDEIESQLQQRTLREVTSLEIGDLVLEQLKAISEVAYVRFASVYRQFKNIRDFVETLDDLTNCPTQSNREVFTATFMS, from the coding sequence ATGCAATGTCCCTTTTGCCAGCATCCCGATAATAGAGTGCTTGAATCCCGCGCCACGGAAGCTGGGCAAAGTATCCGGCGGCGGCGGGAGTGTTTAAGTTGTTTGCGACGGTTTACAACCTACGAACGAATAGAGTTTGTCCCCATTACTGTAATTAAGCAAAGTGGCGATCGCGAACTATTCGATCGCTCCAAAATTTTGCGGGGAATAGTTCGCGCTTGTCAGAAAACTGGGATTCCTTACCTCAAATTAGAGGCGATAGTAGACGAAATTGAATCTCAATTACAACAGCGTACCCTTCGGGAAGTTACTAGCTTAGAAATTGGAGACTTAGTTTTAGAGCAATTAAAAGCAATTAGCGAAGTCGCTTACGTGCGTTTTGCGTCCGTTTATCGCCAATTTAAAAATATCCGCGACTTTGTAGAAACTTTGGACGACTTGACTAATTGCCCCACCCAAAGCAATCGGGAAGTTTTTACAGCTACATTTATGAGCTAA
- a CDS encoding photosystem II reaction center protein T has protein sequence MESVAYILILALAIGTLFFAIAFREPPRIEKK, from the coding sequence ATGGAAAGCGTTGCTTACATTTTGATTTTGGCTCTTGCCATTGGGACATTGTTTTTTGCGATCGCTTTTCGGGAACCACCCCGGATTGAGAAGAAGTAA
- the psbB gene encoding photosystem II chlorophyll-binding protein CP47, translated as MGLPWYRVHTVVLNDPGRLISVHLMHTALVAGWAGSMALYELAIFDPSDPVLNPMWRQGMFVMPFMARLGVTQSWGGWNITGGAATDPGFWSFEGVAVAHIVLSGLLFLAACWHWVYWDLELFRDPRTGEPALDLPKMFGIHLFLSGLLCFGFGAFHLTGLFGPGMWVSDPYGLTGSVQPVAPEWGPAGFNPFNAGGVVAHHIAAGIVGIIAGLFHLTVRPPERLYKALRMGNIETVLSSSIAAVFFAAFVVAGTMWYGNATTPIELFGPTRYQWDQTYFKQEIDRRVQEEVAQGLTLTAAWSGIPEKLAFYDYVGNDPAKGGLFRVGPMDKGDGVAQGWLGHPVFKDGEGRELSVRRLPNFFETFPVVLTDADGVVRADIPFRRAESKYSFEQAGVTASFYGGALNGQTFDDPAEVKKYARKAQLGEPFEFDREKLNSDGVFRTSPRGWFTYGHAVFALLFFFGHLWHGSRTIFRDVFAGVEADLEDQVEWGLFQKVGDKSTRKKEAV; from the coding sequence ATGGGACTACCCTGGTACCGCGTACATACAGTTGTTCTGAACGATCCAGGGCGACTGATATCCGTACACTTAATGCACACTGCGCTTGTAGCAGGTTGGGCTGGTTCGATGGCTTTATACGAACTAGCAATTTTTGATCCAAGCGATCCCGTTCTCAATCCCATGTGGCGGCAAGGAATGTTTGTCATGCCCTTCATGGCACGTCTAGGCGTAACCCAATCCTGGGGCGGTTGGAACATCACTGGTGGCGCAGCAACCGATCCGGGTTTTTGGTCGTTTGAAGGCGTTGCCGTCGCTCATATCGTTCTTTCTGGCTTACTATTTTTAGCTGCCTGCTGGCACTGGGTCTACTGGGATTTAGAATTATTTAGAGATCCCCGCACGGGCGAACCTGCTTTAGATTTGCCCAAAATGTTTGGCATTCATTTATTTTTGTCTGGTTTGCTCTGTTTTGGTTTCGGCGCTTTTCACCTCACTGGTTTATTTGGGCCGGGAATGTGGGTTTCTGACCCCTATGGTCTAACAGGCAGCGTCCAACCTGTTGCCCCAGAATGGGGCCCTGCGGGGTTCAATCCGTTTAATGCTGGGGGCGTAGTGGCTCACCACATCGCGGCGGGTATTGTCGGTATTATTGCAGGTTTGTTTCACCTCACCGTTAGACCCCCGGAAAGGCTCTACAAAGCCCTACGGATGGGTAATATCGAAACTGTACTATCTAGTAGTATTGCGGCGGTATTCTTTGCTGCTTTTGTTGTGGCGGGGACAATGTGGTACGGCAACGCTACTACCCCGATTGAACTATTTGGACCTACCCGCTATCAGTGGGATCAAACCTACTTCAAACAAGAAATCGATCGCCGCGTTCAAGAAGAAGTCGCCCAAGGTCTAACCCTAACGGCGGCTTGGTCAGGTATCCCTGAAAAACTTGCCTTCTACGACTACGTTGGCAATGACCCCGCTAAAGGTGGTTTATTCCGCGTTGGTCCTATGGATAAAGGCGATGGAGTAGCCCAAGGTTGGTTAGGACATCCGGTATTTAAAGATGGGGAAGGTCGCGAACTTAGCGTTCGTCGTCTGCCTAACTTCTTTGAAACTTTCCCGGTAGTCTTGACCGATGCTGATGGCGTTGTCCGCGCTGATATTCCTTTCCGACGCGCCGAATCAAAGTATAGCTTCGAGCAAGCTGGAGTCACCGCCAGCTTCTACGGCGGTGCTTTAAATGGTCAAACCTTCGACGATCCTGCGGAAGTCAAAAAGTACGCGCGTAAAGCTCAATTGGGCGAACCTTTTGAGTTTGATCGCGAAAAACTAAACTCTGATGGTGTATTCCGCACCAGCCCCAGAGGTTGGTTTACTTACGGTCACGCAGTATTTGCTTTATTGTTCTTCTTCGGTCACTTGTGGCACGGTTCAAGGACAATTTTCCGTGACGTGTTTGCTGGTGTAGAAGCAGACCTAGAGGATCAAGTCGAATGGGGTCTATTCCAAAAAGTGGGAGACAAATCTACCCGCAAAAAGGAAGCCGTTTAA
- a CDS encoding cupin domain-containing protein, with product MDKDEFIYVLSGEITLVTDRGEEILTVGDCAGFPAGVADGHCLNLINLWTKVN from the coding sequence ATAGACAAGGATGAATTTATCTATGTTTTGTCTGGGGAAATTACGCTGGTAACGGATAGGGGAGAAGAAATTTTAACGGTAGGAGATTGTGCAGGTTTCCCGGCAGGAGTTGCGGATGGACATTGTTTGAATTTAATTAACCTATGGACAAAAGTAAATTAA
- a CDS encoding flavin monoamine oxidase family protein, with protein sequence MDKSKLISSLRKAYNIAHFSIKSGIPTDEIIDTLATKTTRRRFVYGGLAVASAVSTASFNYRLNAKSINTSKMLIVGGGIAGLTAGYRLQQAGVPVDIIEATNRLGGRIRTTFKALGTSIPAEMGGEFIDSGHENLLGLAKELGLKVVDLQTSDKGLETEVWYFENRKITQKEIIDWFVPLAQKIDQDLAAIGEGDINYRVASPKARKFDRLSITEYLETAAIEPILKQMLALAYTTEYGREASEQSCLNLLFLIGTDTDKFQLYGESDERYQIAGGNEQIIQRLVKLLTNSIQTQTVLESISTLSDGRYQVSLRNGLKTFSRTYERILLTLPFTALRQVATSKVTLPPIKRKVIAQLGYGKNAKLITSYSQRLWRDKYQSSAAIFTDLEFQSTWESSRYVTGSQGLITNFTGGKYSASLNTISPESQAQKLVNQLDKVFPAISDVRQASQAIRAYWLGERYFQGSYSCYLVGQWTSIAGAEKERVGNIFFAGEHCSGETQGYMEGGCASGEEAAKEILLDLGLKV encoded by the coding sequence ATGGACAAAAGTAAATTAATTAGTTCGCTACGAAAAGCTTACAATATTGCTCATTTTTCAATTAAAAGCGGTATTCCTACCGATGAAATAATTGATACTTTGGCAACTAAAACTACTCGCCGCCGTTTTGTGTATGGAGGATTAGCCGTAGCTAGTGCGGTGAGTACAGCTAGTTTTAACTATAGACTTAATGCGAAGTCCATAAATACCTCTAAAATGTTAATAGTCGGTGGGGGAATTGCAGGTTTAACGGCGGGTTATCGCCTCCAGCAAGCAGGAGTACCCGTAGATATTATTGAAGCAACCAATCGCTTAGGGGGACGGATTAGAACGACGTTTAAGGCGCTAGGTACATCTATTCCGGCGGAAATGGGAGGAGAATTTATCGATAGCGGTCATGAAAACTTGTTAGGTTTAGCTAAAGAATTAGGCTTAAAAGTTGTAGACTTGCAAACTAGCGATAAAGGGTTAGAAACGGAGGTATGGTATTTTGAGAATCGGAAAATTACTCAAAAGGAAATTATTGATTGGTTTGTACCTTTAGCGCAAAAAATTGACCAAGATTTAGCAGCTATAGGAGAGGGAGATATTAATTACCGTGTCGCTAGTCCAAAGGCTAGAAAGTTTGACCGTTTGTCTATTACGGAGTATTTAGAAACGGCAGCTATTGAGCCAATTTTAAAACAAATGTTGGCGCTTGCTTATACTACAGAATACGGTAGAGAAGCGTCGGAACAGTCTTGCTTAAATTTGCTATTTTTAATTGGTACAGACACCGATAAGTTTCAGCTTTACGGCGAAAGTGACGAACGCTATCAAATTGCTGGCGGTAACGAGCAAATAATCCAACGATTGGTTAAATTATTAACTAATTCTATTCAAACTCAGACGGTGCTTGAGTCTATTAGCACTTTATCTGATGGACGTTATCAAGTTAGTTTGCGTAATGGGTTAAAAACCTTTAGTCGCACTTATGAGCGAATTTTGCTTACTTTACCATTTACGGCTTTGCGTCAAGTTGCTACAAGTAAAGTTACTTTACCACCAATTAAACGCAAAGTAATCGCGCAATTGGGTTATGGCAAAAATGCAAAGCTAATTACTAGCTATAGTCAGCGTTTATGGCGGGACAAATATCAATCAAGCGCGGCTATTTTTACCGATTTAGAGTTTCAAAGTACCTGGGAATCTAGCCGCTATGTTACAGGTTCTCAAGGATTAATTACTAACTTTACTGGTGGTAAATATAGCGCGTCATTAAATACAATATCGCCGGAAAGTCAAGCCCAAAAATTAGTAAATCAATTAGATAAAGTATTTCCCGCAATTAGCGATGTTCGCCAAGCTAGTCAAGCCATCCGCGCTTATTGGTTGGGAGAACGTTATTTTCAGGGTTCTTATTCGTGTTATTTAGTGGGGCAATGGACAAGTATCGCCGGAGCAGAAAAAGAGCGGGTAGGTAATATATTTTTTGCTGGCGAACATTGTTCTGGGGAGACGCAAGGCTATATGGAAGGCGGTTGTGCGAGTGGAGAAGAAGCGGCGAAGGAGATATTGCTTGATTTGGGTTTGAAAGTTTGA
- the ilvD gene encoding dihydroxy-acid dehydratase: MPDNLKSQAITQGTARSPNRAMLRALGFTDEDFTKPIVGLANGYSTITPCNMGINKLALRAEAALRNAAAMPQMFGTITISDGISMGTEGMKYSLVSREVIADSIETACTGQSMDGVLAIGGCDKNMPGAMIAIARMNIPAIFVYGGTIKPGHYNGRDLTVVSSFEAVGQYSAGKIDKEELLEIERNACPGAGSCGGMFTANTMSSAIEAMGLSLPYSSTMAAEDEEKANSAEKSAFVLVDAIRKQLLPRQILTRKAFENAISVIMAVGGSTNAVLHMMAIAYSAGVELCLDDFETIRARVPVICDLKPSGKYVATDLHKAGGIPQVMKMLLAHNLLHGDALTITGQTVAEVLADIPETPRLDQDVIRPWDNPMYAEGHLAILRGNLATEGAVAKITGVKKPIITGRARVFDSEEACLKAILTGQIVAGDVIVIRYEGPKGGPGMREMLAPTSAIIGAGLGDSVGLITDGRFSGGTYGMVVGHVAPEAFVGGAIALVRENDTITIDAPARALNLHVSEEELAIRRAQWLPPKPRYTTGILAKYARLVSSSSFGAVTDLNFG, translated from the coding sequence ATGCCGGATAATCTTAAAAGCCAAGCTATAACTCAAGGCACAGCGCGATCGCCTAACCGTGCTATGTTACGCGCTTTAGGCTTTACTGACGAAGATTTTACTAAACCAATTGTGGGACTAGCTAACGGCTACAGCACCATCACACCCTGCAATATGGGCATAAATAAGTTGGCTTTAAGAGCCGAAGCCGCCCTGCGTAATGCTGCCGCCATGCCGCAAATGTTTGGCACAATTACGATTAGCGACGGGATCTCAATGGGAACTGAGGGAATGAAATATTCTCTCGTATCGCGGGAAGTTATTGCTGACTCCATTGAAACTGCTTGCACCGGGCAAAGTATGGATGGGGTACTAGCTATTGGTGGTTGCGATAAAAATATGCCAGGGGCGATGATTGCGATCGCGCGCATGAATATTCCCGCTATTTTTGTTTATGGTGGCACAATTAAACCCGGTCATTACAACGGACGAGATTTAACGGTTGTTAGTTCTTTTGAGGCTGTAGGACAGTACAGCGCCGGGAAAATTGACAAAGAGGAATTACTGGAAATTGAGCGCAACGCCTGCCCTGGGGCGGGTTCTTGTGGTGGAATGTTTACGGCTAATACCATGTCCAGCGCCATTGAAGCAATGGGGTTGAGTTTACCTTATTCCTCTACAATGGCAGCCGAAGATGAGGAAAAAGCCAATAGTGCCGAAAAGTCAGCTTTTGTCTTAGTTGATGCGATTCGTAAGCAATTATTACCCCGGCAAATTCTTACTCGTAAAGCTTTTGAAAACGCTATTTCCGTAATTATGGCGGTAGGTGGTTCGACAAATGCCGTTTTACACATGATGGCGATCGCCTATTCTGCCGGAGTAGAGTTATGTTTAGATGATTTTGAAACTATCCGCGCCCGTGTCCCGGTAATTTGCGACCTCAAACCCAGTGGTAAATACGTTGCTACCGACTTACACAAAGCTGGCGGTATTCCTCAAGTTATGAAAATGCTGTTGGCGCACAATTTATTACATGGAGATGCGTTAACCATAACCGGACAAACCGTAGCTGAAGTATTAGCAGATATTCCCGAAACGCCCCGCCTTGACCAAGATGTCATTCGTCCTTGGGATAATCCTATGTACGCCGAAGGTCATTTAGCCATTCTCCGGGGCAATTTAGCCACCGAGGGGGCAGTTGCCAAGATTACCGGAGTCAAAAAGCCTATTATTACTGGTCGCGCCCGCGTGTTTGATTCTGAAGAAGCCTGCTTAAAAGCAATTTTGACAGGACAAATTGTCGCTGGAGATGTAATTGTAATTCGTTACGAAGGCCCAAAAGGTGGACCCGGAATGCGGGAAATGTTAGCCCCAACTTCGGCAATTATTGGCGCTGGTTTGGGCGATTCTGTTGGGTTAATTACCGACGGGCGCTTTTCTGGCGGTACGTACGGTATGGTTGTCGGTCACGTCGCACCAGAGGCTTTTGTTGGCGGTGCGATCGCCCTTGTCCGGGAAAATGACACAATTACTATTGACGCTCCTGCTCGTGCGTTAAATCTGCACGTATCAGAGGAAGAATTAGCAATTCGTCGCGCCCAGTGGCTACCACCCAAACCCCGCTATACTACCGGAATATTAGCAAAATATGCTCGTCTGGTATCTTCTAGTAGTTTTGGCGCAGTAACAGACTTAAACTTCGGTTAG
- a CDS encoding valine--pyruvate transaminase — MKLALTKIGTQMSTLTGVRAIMKDIIETLQASNGQEFINLSAGNPLILPQVEQLWRDCTAELLASSEYGEVVCRYGSSQGYGALIDAIANDFNRRYNLNLSSRNILITPGSQSLYFYAANVFGGYTSSGALKQIVFPLSPDYTGYGGVSLTSEALKAYKPRLDIDEANHKFKYRPDFSQLEINESTGCVIFSRPCNPTGNVMTDEEVKKIAHLAAPYDVPVLIDSAYGPPFPALNFTEFTPIFGDNIVHCMSLSKAGLPGERIGVAIADEQIIQVLESFQTNMCIHPSRYGQAIAARAIDSGKLAEIATTIIRPFYQNKFLVLEETLNQAMPKDLPWYLHRGEGAIFAWLWFENLPITDWEFYQQLKQVGVIVVPGSTFFPGLQEEWAHKQQCLRISLTASDADIKTGMERLAKVTRQVYQKVSSAVI, encoded by the coding sequence ATGAAACTTGCCCTTACTAAAATTGGTACTCAAATGTCAACTCTGACTGGTGTTAGGGCAATTATGAAAGACATTATAGAAACACTACAAGCAAGTAATGGGCAAGAATTTATTAATTTGAGTGCGGGAAATCCGCTAATTTTGCCCCAAGTAGAGCAACTTTGGCGCGATTGTACCGCCGAATTATTAGCTAGTTCCGAGTATGGCGAAGTTGTTTGTCGTTATGGTTCAAGCCAAGGTTACGGAGCTTTAATTGATGCGATCGCCAATGACTTCAATCGCCGCTACAATCTCAACTTAAGCAGTCGCAATATTTTAATTACTCCCGGTAGTCAATCATTGTATTTCTATGCGGCTAATGTCTTTGGTGGCTATACGTCAAGCGGCGCTCTTAAGCAAATTGTTTTTCCCTTAAGTCCTGACTATACAGGCTACGGCGGCGTTAGTTTAACTTCTGAAGCTCTCAAAGCTTACAAGCCAAGGCTCGATATTGATGAAGCAAATCACAAGTTTAAGTACCGTCCTGATTTTAGTCAGTTAGAAATTAATGAAAGTACAGGTTGTGTGATTTTCTCACGTCCTTGCAATCCTACAGGTAATGTGATGACGGATGAGGAAGTGAAAAAAATTGCTCACTTAGCCGCACCTTACGACGTTCCGGTTTTAATTGATTCTGCTTACGGGCCACCTTTTCCGGCGTTGAACTTTACCGAATTTACTCCTATATTTGGCGATAATATTGTCCATTGCATGAGCTTATCTAAAGCTGGATTACCGGGAGAAAGAATTGGAGTTGCGATCGCCGATGAGCAAATTATTCAGGTGCTAGAATCTTTCCAAACTAATATGTGCATTCACCCCTCGCGCTATGGACAAGCGATCGCCGCCCGTGCTATAGATTCGGGTAAGCTTGCAGAGATTGCCACAACTATTATTCGCCCCTTTTATCAAAATAAGTTTTTAGTTTTAGAAGAAACATTAAACCAAGCAATGCCTAAAGATTTGCCTTGGTATCTCCATCGCGGTGAAGGAGCAATTTTTGCCTGGTTGTGGTTTGAAAATTTGCCAATTACTGATTGGGAATTTTATCAGCAACTCAAGCAAGTAGGAGTGATTGTCGTCCCTGGAAGTACGTTTTTTCCTGGTTTACAAGAGGAATGGGCGCACAAGCAGCAATGTCTGCGAATTAGCCTCACCGCCAGCGATGCAGACATCAAAACGGGAATGGAGCGTTTAGCTAAAGTTACAAGGCAAGTTTATCAAAAAGTAAGTAGTGCTGTTATTTAA
- the rimM gene encoding ribosome maturation factor RimM (Essential for efficient processing of 16S rRNA), whose protein sequence is MSKKNIDLTPKTPSLKLANGKAKTSYLKLPDGWLQIGKIVAAQGLQGELRVYPDSDFPERFVIPGTRWLLRSQEEEPQPIELLHGRYIEGKGLYAISLAGITTRDQSEDLRGCLLLVPESDRPKLGEDEYHVLDLIGLEVFNQLTQVVVGKVVDVIAAGNDLLEVQPVAEVDKPPAKNILIPFVKAIAPVVDLANKRIEIIPPSGLLELN, encoded by the coding sequence ATGAGCAAAAAAAATATCGATCTAACTCCCAAAACTCCTAGCTTAAAACTCGCCAATGGAAAAGCTAAAACTTCCTACTTAAAACTTCCCGATGGCTGGCTGCAAATAGGTAAAATTGTCGCCGCTCAAGGCTTGCAAGGTGAATTAAGAGTTTATCCTGATTCAGACTTTCCCGAACGGTTTGTAATTCCCGGTACGCGCTGGTTGTTACGTTCTCAAGAGGAAGAACCGCAACCGATTGAGTTGTTGCACGGACGATATATTGAGGGAAAAGGCTTGTATGCAATTTCTCTTGCGGGAATAACCACCCGCGATCAATCGGAAGATTTGCGCGGTTGCTTGTTACTTGTCCCGGAAAGCGATCGCCCAAAACTAGGCGAAGATGAGTATCATGTCCTTGATCTAATTGGTCTAGAGGTATTTAACCAGCTAACGCAAGTAGTTGTCGGTAAGGTGGTTGATGTGATTGCGGCGGGTAACGACTTATTGGAAGTTCAGCCCGTTGCGGAAGTAGACAAACCTCCAGCTAAAAATATTTTAATTCCGTTTGTAAAAGCGATCGCTCCGGTCGTTGATTTAGCCAATAAACGAATTGAAATTATCCCCCCATCAGGCTTGTTAGAGCTTAATTAG